The genomic stretch GTGGCCCTCGGAGAGGGGCCCCTGCCTGGCAGGTGAGGGCTGGTGAGGCACGGGGGCTTTGGGACCATTTCTTTGCAAACTGTTtgctcagaaggaaaacaaagagaagctCGGGAGACCGTGCGGTTGCGTCTAGGGAAACCGGTGAGGATGGAGCAGAGAGCCCCAGTCTGCACCCTGGCTTGcaaggcagctgctggctggccACAAaccccctcccttctccttccccgtGCCCACCGTGCTGCTCCtcgcagggtgctgggggaggaaaggtgTTTGCATGGGTGCAGCCCCTCGCTGGGGCGGCCAAGGTGCAGTGCTCCCTGCTgcaagagcaggaggagagccACTCGCAGAGGAGTTAGAGCTGAATGTCCTCTGTGCGTTAGGCTGTGACTTAGTTGAGGAAAATGTGAGCATCCGGGATTTCCAGAGAGTCGGAGGGACCGTCCGTGCTCTCGGCTATTGAAGCCAAAGCACATGGTCTGTGGCTTTCTGGCAAACTCATCTGGGTTTCACTGAAAGGAGAGCCCTGGCTGCTTGTGGAGGGGGAGGGTAACGCCGTCTCTCTCTTGGCCCCAGATGCTGCCCCTGGATGCTGCTGGCTGGAGCCTTTCGTGGTGGGCAGGAACcggcagcacccagcactgcaCGGGATCCGGCCACAGAGCTTGACGTcaggagcatttaaaaaaaaaaaaaaaaagtcatgcttAACTTTGatgattctgtttttcagaggaagttggaaaaaaagaaagcaaaaagcccCAACCCCCCAAATACCCAGAGGCAGAAGAGATGGTGGAAATGGAAAGACAGGAGGATGCACACAGCTGGCATTGGCAGCGCTGGTGCAGCGGGGTGCCTGCCGCAGCTGGGCCCTCCGCATGATGCAGGGAGCGTATCTTAAGTGCAAGTAGTGCAACGTCAGACATTAACAGAAGGAAATGTAGCAATGCATCAACAACCCTTCTCCTGACTGCAGTGATTCATGTTTTCACCTGGAAAAAAGTACTCCCCGAGCTGGGTTTCCACCAACAGTTTTAATGGGACTATCCCGCCGTGAAGGTTCTTGGAAACTAAGTGGCTTCTGGAAAAACTCTCCAGTGACCTGGTAGTAGTCAAACGTAGCCCACGGTAAGTTGTTCCTGTTCTGACAGAAACtattcccccaccccccggtTTCGACTTGTTCCGCTCTGCCCTGGAAGACCTCCTGTCCTTCCCTGGTGCGTGGTCCACCCACGGGATGTGCCGCACGCACAGCATGTCCCTGTGAAATCACCGCAAGCTGCCTGGgtctttttccctgctgctcctctggtGCACACTCCTACAACATAACACTCGCCTGGGACAACTACCCTGGTCCTCAGATGAGTGTGAAGCTCTCAGTGAGCTGGCTTTGTTCTCCTGTTTTGCCAGTTGAGAGGTGGAAACGCTCTTCCCTGTGTGACGTAAAGGCACGTTGCCCTTTGCTGCAGGGCAGAGTCCATGGCTGAAAACGGAAAGCGCAGCTTGACCTTAGAAGAGGGTGCACAGATGAATGGACCAAATAAATAACACCACATCCTTTCTGTATTTACAAATTAAATAGAATAAATAATGTCTGTATGCAATAGTGGCAGAACGTGGACTATAGTGTgggcagggcagccctggctcATGCTGGGCTCATACGGCAGCTGCTGCATGCATCCTGCACACCGTCAGAGGTACCCAGCACCCTGGGTCTCTGCCATGGGGGCTGAATGCTGAAGGGTCTCTGCACAGTCAGGTTAGTCCCTTGCTCCCTCCCAGTGAGGCCAGCCAGGGTGGGAGCTCCatgctcccagcagcaggatggCTGACGTCAGGCTGCCCTTTGCTTTTGGTATCCATGTTGTGAAAGGTTGGATGGGATCAGCAGCATGGACGTCAGCTGGAGGAGCCCGGCGCTCACCTGTGAAAGGGGGAAGTGGGGAGGGGAAGCGCAGGGCTGGCTTCGGCTCTGGCCCCAAGAGTGGCCTTGAGCCCAGGGGGTGCGTGGCCCACActgggctgctggggagggcagaCAAGGCAGGATCACCCTTTGGAAACGTCCTGGTGTGTATCCTTGGTGGTCAGAGGAGATGGGGGCGAGGCCCTCCAGCGCAGCCCATCCCTGTGTCTCATTAGCTTTACACCAGAGACTGGCTGGAGTGAAGGTGCAGGGCATGCTGGAGGCTGGCCACAGCAGTACCGGGGCCAAAGCTGCCCCAGAAGTAGCTAAGCTGGTGCTTCTCGGGCGAGTATCGGCCAGGGCACTGCTCAGTTTGATGCGTTAACATTCAGGGGTTGGCAGTAGCTTATCAGAGTAGCTGCTCCCCGCGGGCAGTGGCTAGAAGAGGTAGTTGGGACAGCGTGTGGGGCTGGCGGGCACCCGCTCCCCAGCACGGGGATGGCTCACAGGCGGCTGTCCTTGCTGTCCCTGTTGAGCAGGCTCAGGGGGTTGATTTGCAGCGTGAGCCACTTGTTGGTGCTGAGGCTGGAGATGAGGGGCAGCGTCCCCAGGAGGTCGGTGTTGAAGATGCTCAGGTCAAAGGGAGCTTTCAGGAGCTCGGGGCTGGCTTTGGAGGTCGAGGGAGCACCTGGAGCCCCATAGCTCAGCATTGTCGGGGCTCGGGGCCCCACCTGGCTGGAAAAGTCCCAGGCAGTGGGCTCCCGAGGGGTGCCCCATGGAGCGAGGTCCTGTGCGTGGCTGCGGGGATGCTCGGGAGAGAACTGCTTCAAGTACCCTTTGGCCACAGCCGGCTCAGAGCACTCTACATCCAGCACGACGTCAGCGCTGCCAGGGCCCTGCAGGGATCCTGCACAGCCTGAGAAGGGCAGCCCCTTGGCTGGGTCCTGCCTCGACTCCACCATGCCCTTGGACTGCTGCAGGTACCCACGGAACTCCATGACTTGCTGGCCGTCCTGGCCAGCGGCAGGGGAGAGGCTGAGCtcccctctgcagggctgcctggCCTCCACAGAGCTGGCGTTCCCGCTGCCGGAGGAGCATGTGGGGTGAGGACAGGTGCTCTCCAACCCCACGCCGCTGTCGTCACCAGTGGGCAGCTGCCGCTTGTAGCCCTGGGGCTCAGGGCCTGAGGAGCAGCTCAGTTCAGAGGAGGAGGTGTGCAGGCAGATGCCGCTGTCGGTGCTGGTGCAGCTGCTGTCTCCGCTCCCCCTGGCCTCCGGCCCCAGCAGGCATACCCAGTCCTCGGGCCACGCTGGGAGCCTCCAGCCCTTCTCCACgggcagctgggctgtgctggtgctgcCGTCAGGGCCACTGTCCTGCTGGGGCTCCTTCTGGCACAGGAACAGCTGCTGGACAGGATCTGCGTCTGGGCTGCCTGAGGATGAGGACTCCTGCTCCACCCAGAGCGAGCTCTGTTTTATGAAAGATTtctgggagggagagaagagaggggaGTGAGCCGTGCTTCTTCCCTGTTTGTTGCCTGCCTCTCCCAAGAGCTATCCAAGCCTGCACCCTCATGCTGGCCGCAAAGGGTGCCGCATGCCTGGCTGCCTTACCAGGACGGACGGTGGCCTCATGGGTTTCTTTATGTAGGTGCACACCAGCAGAGCCCCCAGGAGACCCAAGAGCAACAGGGTGATGAAGGAGGAGCTGACGGTGCTCAGGACAAGCTCTGCGCTCCCTGCAAGAGAGGACGTGCCCAGGTGAGGCAGGAAGGGCAGAGTCCTTGGTGCATGTAGCACGAAGGCCCTGCAGCAGGGACGTGGAGTGGCCGCCCTGGTGCGGACTCCCGCAGCCCCAGGGCCAGGAGGCTGAGGAGGACCCGCATCCCGCAAGGTCCCCCCTTCCCTGGCTCCCCCACCACTTACTGTCTCTCTCGCCGATGGTGACACACTGCTCCTTGGTGCGCGTGGTGCGGGTGAGCCGGCTGGCCACGTCGGGCTCCACGCTGATGCAGTACTCAGTGTCCCAGAAGAGATTGCTGATGTTGAACTCTGGGGTGGTCTCCACCACTTCGTACTGCAATGATGAGAGCACGGGCTGGTACCTGAgagcccccagctcctgcaggagtgCTGGGCCCcatgttttcctccttcctcctccactgTCCCCTGGGGAAAGTCCCCAGGGTGCTTAGCAATACGGCTGACAGTAGCTAGACCCAAAATCCCAACAAGAGTTGGGGAACGTACTGCAATAGAATGTGCAGAGAAatctctctgctgtgttgtggCTGTGAGAAAGCTCAATATTAAGTTTTACAgaagactgtattttaaaactatgttTTTCAACTTGAGCAGCACTGCGCGTGACAGATGGGGATAGCACTGGACCAGCAACTCATCTCACCGTCCGATTGTCCTGTGCCCTCCTGATGTACACCCGGTATCGCCTCAAGTACTTCTGTATGTTGTCGTATTTCACGGTGAGGTTGCCCACCCTGAAGAACAGTTGCAGCTGCACGTGGATGGTGTTGCCTGTCACAGAGAGGCTCTGGCCCCACAGGCGCAGGCTGGCTGGAAACAAGTCAGTTGGGAGAGCACGTTAGGGTTTTCTCCTGTCTGCAGCTCTAAGAGCCTTTGCAGCAGCGGATGGAGCTGTTGACGGTTCCTCGCAGCCAGTGCCGCCCGTCCTAGGTttgtcccatcccatcccacagCCTGGCTGCCCTCTGGGACAGTGGGAAGAGAGAGACATCCCTGCTCTCATGTGTCCCAAAGTTCCTCCCAAGCAGTTTGGCACCCTGACCTGTGTCATCCTTGAAGCCTCCTGCCCCCTGCCGCAGGGTGGAGGCAGACACCCGACCTACCTTCTTGTGGGGAGAAAGAGTTGGTCCTTTGCCATGGGGACGTGTGGTTTTtggacacagccctgacccGTGCATAGTAGCGCAGGGCAGGATCCAGGGTGTAGTATGTGAGGTCGCAGGAGTGCTGCGAGATCTTCATGCAGTTTGGGATGGCTGTCCAGGAGACATTCGTGCCGTAGCTGCAGGGAGAAGCACCTGGAGTGAGAGCAGTGCGGGCAGGCACCAGTGACTCCGGTATCACCGCACTCAGTATCAGGTCCCAGGCAGGGGCCAAACCCCCTTGTGCCCCTGTTGCTGTACTCACACTTTGTACTCCACTTCATAGCGGACATTGCTGGGGGGGTTGTGTCCCGGCTCCCACCGCAGCAGGTGATGCGCTACCTTTGCAGCAAAGCGCACGTGTGTGGGGCTCGCCAGCTTCTCACCTGCAGGACCAAAGGCAAGCGTTAGGCGAGGCTGCACATCATCCTGTCCCACTGGTGCCCGCAAGAGTTGGGCAGAGCTCCTTATGATTGCCCCCTCGATGGCTTGCCTGGAGCTTGATTGCTGTATTCAGCAGTGACCACCCACCCGAAAAGCACAAGGATTGGCCCAGGCCTGTCCCACTTCCAAGTTTCAGTGTTCGCTCAAgcccctctttcccttcctctctcttctggggagagcccagctcagcccagccaaGAGGATCTCGGTGCTTTTCTGGCCCGAGAAAGGAGCCTGCTGTATTTGCACCCGTGACCATGCCTGCCATTTGCTAGGGGCTCTGTTTGGATTCAGCTTTcctgttttgcttgtttgctgtCTGGAACAAAGAGACTTTTTCACACCTCCTGCCTGAATTTCGGTATCGTCACCTGGCAGCAAAGCATCACTCGATAACATCTGTTCACCCTTTCTGCACCGGTTTCCTCAGCAGTCGCTGTCTGCCAGAAAACACTAAGCTGTGCCAGTGCCCTGGGAGGATGGCTGGCAGCAGAGCACCACGCTAGCAACCAGGGCATTTCACCACAATACAAGGCACCGAGGTCTGCGCTGGTGGAGATCAGCAAGGCTGATGCCTGAGGACTAACAAACACAGCCTTTAGGCTCCCAACCAGCAAAGAAAAGTGAGCGGTGAGCGGGGAGCCTTGACTGTGTACTGCTCCAAGCAGGCAGGAGCCTGTGGGCACCACCAGCCTGAGCGCCGACCAGCCAGCAAAGGTGTCCGACCTGCAGCTCCAAACCACAGCGGCTCCGCTCGCTGCCTGCCCTGTGTGCCTTCCCGCGTTTtggtccccagccctgtgctgggaTCTTAGGTGCAGAGGGCAGTGGAGCAGCCTGCCAGAAGCTGTGGGGCTCGGACACAGCGAGCGGGGAGCTAAAGACCAGGGCAGTGTGGGCAAAAGAGACTTACCGTCCGTCCTCCAGGCAAGAAGCAGTGCCACAAACAGTGCCAGGGCTGTGGTGGAGGGGGCCATGCCGGCTCAGCATCCTCTACAAGCGCTGGGCTGGGCGAGCAGGGTGCCGAGCTCTGCTCTGGCGGGTTGCTGAACACTTGTTTTTCCCCAGAGGCTGGCTCAGTGACGTCTCGGAGGCGTTAGCGCAGTGGGAGGAAAGTAGCTGTGTCGCGACTTCCACTTTTCTTTACTGTCCACCCACTCACCCACAGCTAATCTCAGCCCAGGCTGGGCATTTCCTATAGGCAGCCTTCAAGGAAGAGCTTTGGGGGCTTTTCTAAACAAAATGGTATACCgctgagaaagggaaaataggAGTAAA from Buteo buteo chromosome 9, bButBut1.hap1.1, whole genome shotgun sequence encodes the following:
- the IL10RA gene encoding interleukin-10 receptor subunit alpha — protein: MAPSTTALALFVALLLAWRTDGEKLASPTHVRFAAKVAHHLLRWEPGHNPPSNVRYEVEYKVYGTNVSWTAIPNCMKISQHSCDLTYYTLDPALRYYARVRAVSKNHTSPWQRTNSFSPQEASLRLWGQSLSVTGNTIHVQLQLFFRVGNLTVKYDNIQKYLRRYRVYIRRAQDNRTYEVVETTPEFNISNLFWDTEYCISVEPDVASRLTRTTRTKEQCVTIGERDRSAELVLSTVSSSFITLLLLGLLGALLVCTYIKKPMRPPSVLKSFIKQSSLWVEQESSSSGSPDADPVQQLFLCQKEPQQDSGPDGSTSTAQLPVEKGWRLPAWPEDWVCLLGPEARGSGDSSCTSTDSGICLHTSSSELSCSSGPEPQGYKRQLPTGDDSGVGLESTCPHPTCSSGSGNASSVEARQPCRGELSLSPAAGQDGQQVMEFRGYLQQSKGMVESRQDPAKGLPFSGCAGSLQGPGSADVVLDVECSEPAVAKGYLKQFSPEHPRSHAQDLAPWGTPREPTAWDFSSQVGPRAPTMLSYGAPGAPSTSKASPELLKAPFDLSIFNTDLLGTLPLISSLSTNKWLTLQINPLSLLNRDSKDSRL